Proteins from a genomic interval of Chryseobacterium indologenes:
- a CDS encoding efflux RND transporter periplasmic adaptor subunit codes for MNYRKGYLALPLIAAAILYSCGSGNAQENSQQMPALPTDFIQVKSGDEDVSTGYPGSIEGQDNVEIKAQITGYLEAVYIKEGQYVTKGQTLFRINPSVYNEQVNTNQAALKAALAAQETARLEVEKLKPLVEGKVVSDMQLKTAQANFKAAAAQVAQAQSSLGSSKINANFTYIKAPVSGYIGRIPNRVGNLISPSDATPLTTLSNINTVNVYFSMNEADFIAHSRAATAGNKTENVELILADGSKYGLPGKLESASGNFDRTTGSIQMKAVFQNPDKLLRSGGTGRVMIHNALDGVVKLPKTSVKDIQDKFFVYKLEGKDKVKMTQIKVSGSTSQDYFIREGVNAGDKIAINRIDALTDGAQVVAKVMPSK; via the coding sequence ATGAATTACAGAAAAGGATATCTGGCACTTCCTCTGATAGCAGCAGCAATATTGTATTCCTGCGGTTCAGGAAATGCCCAGGAAAATTCCCAACAAATGCCTGCCTTACCTACCGATTTTATTCAGGTAAAGTCAGGTGATGAAGACGTTTCTACCGGATATCCGGGAAGCATAGAAGGGCAGGATAATGTAGAGATAAAAGCTCAGATCACAGGATATCTGGAAGCCGTGTATATCAAAGAAGGACAATATGTTACCAAGGGACAGACGTTGTTTAGAATTAACCCGTCGGTTTATAACGAACAGGTTAATACGAATCAGGCGGCTTTAAAAGCAGCATTGGCTGCTCAGGAAACGGCAAGACTGGAAGTCGAAAAATTAAAACCGCTGGTAGAAGGAAAAGTAGTTTCCGATATGCAGCTAAAAACGGCTCAGGCTAATTTTAAAGCAGCAGCAGCGCAAGTAGCACAGGCTCAATCTTCATTAGGCTCTTCAAAGATCAATGCCAACTTTACCTATATCAAAGCTCCTGTGAGCGGATATATCGGAAGAATTCCGAACAGAGTAGGTAACCTGATCAGTCCTTCTGATGCAACACCGCTCACGACGCTTTCAAACATCAACACAGTCAATGTATATTTCTCAATGAATGAAGCTGATTTTATAGCACACAGCAGAGCTGCAACCGCAGGAAATAAGACAGAAAATGTCGAATTAATTCTGGCAGACGGCTCCAAATACGGATTACCCGGAAAACTGGAAAGTGCCAGCGGAAACTTCGACAGAACCACCGGAAGTATCCAGATGAAAGCTGTTTTCCAGAACCCTGATAAATTGTTAAGGTCTGGAGGAACAGGAAGGGTGATGATACACAATGCATTGGACGGAGTGGTTAAACTTCCTAAAACTTCTGTGAAAGATATTCAGGATAAATTCTTTGTCTATAAACTGGAAGGCAAAGATAAGGTGAAGATGACCCAGATCAAGGTGTCCGGAAGTACTTCCCAGGATTACTTTATCAGAGAAGGAGTGAATGCAGGAGATAAAATTGCCATCAACAGGATC